From a region of the Hyalangium minutum genome:
- the glmM gene encoding phosphoglucosamine mutase, translating into MAYKMNMTPKEERTSQRLFGTDGVRGVANVHPMTAEVAMQLGRALAYLIRNGPHRHRVIIGKDTRLSGYMLEQALAAGITSMGVDVWLTGPLPTPGISNLTTSMRADAGAVISASHNPYQDNGIKFFWRDGFKLPDETEAKLEELLSTGAMDTIRPTADNIGRAFRLEDARGRYIVFLKATFPRELTLEGMTIVVDCANGAAYKTAPSVLEELGAKVISIGVSPDGTNINEKCGALHPEGLARAVKEHGAHLGLALDGDADRLIVVDEKGKVVDGDAIMAICTGELVAREQLKKKTLVSTVMSNIGLERAVARWGVKVARTRVGDRYVVEEMRKHGYNLGGEQSGHLIFLDHSTTGDGTLAALQLLAVMCRQGKPLSELASIFEPVPQTLLNVVVKEKRELGELPEVMKVIQSVEQRLGSAGRVLVRFSGTEPKVRILIEGEDGARNEAYAKEIAEALSKSLN; encoded by the coding sequence ATGGCTTACAAGATGAATATGACTCCTAAAGAGGAGCGGACTTCGCAGCGGCTGTTTGGCACGGATGGCGTGCGCGGCGTGGCGAACGTCCACCCGATGACCGCCGAGGTGGCGATGCAGCTCGGCCGAGCGCTCGCGTACCTCATCCGCAACGGACCGCACCGGCACCGCGTCATCATCGGCAAGGACACGCGCCTGTCCGGCTACATGCTGGAGCAGGCGCTCGCGGCGGGCATCACCTCCATGGGCGTGGATGTGTGGCTCACGGGGCCGCTGCCCACGCCGGGCATCTCCAACCTCACCACGTCCATGCGCGCGGACGCGGGCGCCGTCATCTCGGCGTCCCACAACCCGTACCAGGACAACGGCATCAAGTTCTTCTGGCGCGACGGCTTCAAGCTGCCGGATGAGACGGAGGCGAAGCTGGAGGAGCTGCTGTCCACCGGCGCCATGGACACGATCCGGCCCACGGCGGACAACATCGGCCGCGCGTTCCGGCTCGAAGACGCCCGGGGCCGCTACATCGTCTTCCTGAAGGCCACGTTCCCCCGCGAGCTGACGCTGGAGGGGATGACCATCGTGGTGGATTGCGCCAATGGCGCGGCCTACAAGACGGCGCCCTCGGTGCTTGAGGAGCTGGGCGCCAAGGTCATCTCGATCGGCGTCTCTCCGGACGGCACGAACATCAACGAGAAGTGCGGCGCGCTGCACCCGGAGGGCCTGGCCCGCGCGGTGAAAGAGCATGGCGCGCACCTGGGCCTGGCGCTGGACGGCGACGCGGATCGGCTCATCGTCGTGGACGAGAAGGGCAAGGTGGTGGACGGCGACGCCATCATGGCCATCTGCACGGGCGAGCTGGTGGCCCGCGAGCAGCTCAAGAAGAAGACGCTGGTCTCCACCGTGATGAGCAACATCGGCCTGGAGCGCGCGGTGGCGCGCTGGGGCGTGAAGGTGGCTCGCACGCGCGTGGGCGACCGGTACGTCGTCGAGGAGATGCGCAAGCACGGCTACAACCTGGGTGGCGAGCAGAGCGGCCATCTCATCTTCCTGGACCATTCGACGACGGGAGATGGGACGCTGGCGGCGCTGCAGTTGCTGGCCGTCATGTGCCGCCAGGGCAAGCCGCTGAGCGAGCTGGCCTCCATCTTCGAGCCGGTGCCGCAGACGCTGCTCAACGTGGTGGTGAAGGAGAAGCGAGAGCTCGGTGAGCTGCCCGAGGTGATGAAGGTCATCCAGAGCGTGGAGCAGCGTCTGGGCAGCGCGGGCCGCGTGCTGGTGCGTTTCTCCGGCACCGAGCCCAAGGTCCGTATCCTCATCGAGGGTGAGGATGGGGCGCGCAACGAGGCGTACGCGAAGGAGATCGCTGAGGCGCTCTCGAAGTCCCTGAACTGA
- a CDS encoding choice-of-anchor A family protein, protein MRSFLRTGWLLTTLAAFGCGREAAVPTPSAAPAAPSTSSQQMRSGDKVLILGSSVSGGLESREAQAVAAASPFTQIDVVTPEQWRAMTAHQFMDYRALIIGDGACQSGEAAFQAAIDTRDRWGIIVDGDVAILSTDPVTNGTPQLVENAISHVLNSQQYRTGMYIALGCAYENAQAPTQVKLLEPFGTFTVQGMASCPSSGHIFEMYNNLVSQNLMDGQLSGDNGCVARSVFTGYPKRNFSYAAIALSSSDGPIPGEQVMSDFLMDPGTETFLTGTPYLLVRGAMTLGAGCGLSEAPSSEECDMGDWLNGTPAQTGTLASSTCSFSCHMNWCGDGHVDTEFGEECDEGIHNGRSGDTEGRVGTCTSFCKRSQQTPPPTLPRPPVARCQDVTVVAEYTCGVTAVVDQGSSDPDGDMAGCTQSPTGPYDIGETEVYLTCTDREGLQSSCKAVVTVLDRVKPQVELNGLAVETLECTKGATYTDPGAPASDLCEGPLYGDQISRTGSVNLEVPSANYTLTYVATDSAGNTSEPATRTVAVADTLAPAITLHGLINQQLECGTAYTESGASASDRCAGNLSASITRSGTVNPQVPGAYVLRYNVSDPSHHAAPEASRVITVADTLSPTVTINGVLNAQVECGSGAYVDPGASASDACAGSLATQTLGSVNTAQLGTYTLSYKAVDPSGNTGTAAASRSVTVRDTLAPQIQVRAGATTVACNGSPYVDPGATASDQCAGNLTQTITTTSNLDQTRAGQYTVTYRVADAAGNVGTAVRPLTVGPCSTCTQIRLSDYNLFLLEDYTQGVDVQGKVAAGGNISMTNFAVGGSLAASDISNVLVAGGNLTLANGRVYGNTFYGNNYSANQGVTIARGSLAKGTPIDFAAKFAELRTLSTNLANQTANGTTTRESWGGIFLRGTSTTTNIFNVNASAFNGAALLNINVPAGSMVIINIRGASATLRNFGYQLSSGIDARNILYNFVDTTSITSSSFGIRGTVLAPYARINFSNGNWDGGIYAVSLTGNAEGHVFPLYDRDVCP, encoded by the coding sequence ATGCGCTCCTTCCTCCGAACCGGGTGGCTGCTCACCACCTTGGCGGCCTTCGGGTGTGGCCGGGAGGCGGCAGTTCCGACGCCTTCGGCGGCCCCGGCGGCCCCGAGCACCTCTTCTCAGCAGATGCGCAGCGGCGACAAGGTCCTCATCCTGGGCAGCAGCGTCTCGGGTGGGCTGGAGAGCCGCGAGGCACAGGCGGTGGCCGCGGCTTCTCCGTTCACTCAGATCGACGTGGTGACGCCGGAGCAGTGGCGGGCCATGACGGCGCATCAGTTCATGGATTACCGCGCCCTCATCATCGGTGATGGGGCGTGCCAGAGCGGCGAGGCCGCCTTCCAGGCTGCGATCGACACGCGCGACCGCTGGGGAATCATCGTCGACGGTGACGTGGCCATCCTGAGCACGGATCCGGTCACCAATGGCACGCCGCAGCTGGTGGAGAACGCGATCAGCCACGTGCTCAACTCGCAGCAGTACCGCACGGGCATGTACATCGCGCTGGGCTGCGCGTACGAGAATGCCCAGGCGCCCACGCAGGTGAAGCTGCTGGAGCCGTTCGGCACCTTCACGGTGCAGGGCATGGCGAGCTGCCCCAGCTCCGGCCACATCTTCGAGATGTACAACAACCTGGTCTCCCAGAACCTGATGGACGGCCAGCTGAGCGGCGACAACGGCTGCGTGGCGCGCTCGGTGTTCACCGGCTACCCGAAGCGCAACTTCTCGTATGCCGCGATAGCGCTGAGCTCCTCGGACGGACCCATCCCCGGCGAGCAGGTGATGTCGGACTTCCTGATGGATCCGGGCACGGAGACGTTCCTGACGGGCACGCCCTACCTGCTGGTGCGCGGCGCCATGACGCTGGGAGCGGGCTGTGGACTCTCTGAGGCGCCCTCGAGTGAGGAGTGCGACATGGGCGATTGGCTGAACGGCACCCCCGCGCAGACGGGGACGCTGGCCTCCTCGACATGCTCCTTCTCGTGCCACATGAACTGGTGCGGTGACGGCCACGTGGACACGGAGTTCGGCGAGGAGTGCGACGAGGGCATCCACAACGGCCGCAGCGGCGACACCGAGGGCCGGGTGGGGACTTGCACCTCGTTCTGCAAGCGCTCGCAGCAGACGCCTCCGCCCACCTTGCCGCGGCCCCCGGTGGCGCGCTGCCAGGACGTGACGGTGGTGGCAGAGTACACCTGCGGCGTCACCGCGGTGGTGGACCAGGGCTCTAGCGATCCGGACGGTGACATGGCGGGCTGCACGCAGAGCCCGACGGGCCCGTATGACATCGGCGAGACGGAGGTGTACCTGACGTGCACGGATCGCGAGGGCCTCCAGTCCTCGTGCAAGGCGGTGGTGACGGTGCTGGACCGGGTGAAGCCGCAGGTGGAGCTCAACGGCCTGGCGGTGGAGACGCTCGAGTGCACGAAGGGCGCCACCTATACGGACCCGGGTGCTCCCGCCAGCGACCTGTGCGAGGGCCCTCTGTACGGCGACCAGATCTCCCGGACGGGCTCGGTGAACCTGGAGGTGCCGAGCGCGAACTACACGCTGACCTACGTGGCGACGGACTCGGCGGGCAACACCTCTGAGCCTGCCACGCGCACGGTGGCCGTGGCCGACACGCTGGCGCCAGCCATCACGCTCCACGGGCTGATCAACCAGCAGCTGGAGTGCGGCACGGCGTACACCGAGTCCGGCGCCTCGGCCTCGGACCGGTGCGCGGGGAATCTGTCGGCCTCCATCACGCGCAGCGGCACGGTGAACCCGCAGGTCCCCGGCGCCTACGTCCTGCGCTACAACGTGAGCGATCCGTCCCACCACGCGGCCCCCGAGGCCAGCCGCGTCATCACGGTGGCGGACACGCTCAGCCCCACGGTGACGATCAACGGCGTGCTGAACGCGCAGGTGGAGTGCGGCTCGGGCGCCTATGTGGATCCGGGTGCCTCGGCGAGCGATGCGTGCGCGGGCTCTCTGGCCACGCAGACCCTGGGCTCGGTCAACACGGCGCAGCTGGGAACCTACACGCTGAGCTACAAGGCGGTGGATCCGTCCGGCAACACGGGCACGGCGGCGGCCTCCCGCTCGGTGACGGTGCGTGACACGCTGGCTCCGCAGATCCAGGTGCGCGCTGGCGCCACCACCGTCGCGTGCAACGGCTCGCCCTACGTGGATCCGGGCGCCACGGCGTCGGATCAGTGCGCGGGGAACCTGACGCAGACCATCACCACCACCAGCAACCTCGACCAGACGCGCGCGGGCCAGTACACGGTCACCTACCGGGTGGCGGACGCCGCGGGCAACGTGGGCACGGCGGTTCGCCCGCTGACGGTGGGCCCCTGCTCCACCTGCACCCAGATCCGCCTGAGCGACTACAACCTCTTCCTCCTCGAGGACTACACCCAGGGCGTGGACGTCCAGGGCAAGGTGGCGGCGGGCGGCAACATCTCCATGACGAACTTCGCGGTGGGCGGCAGCCTGGCGGCCAGCGACATCTCCAACGTGCTGGTGGCGGGCGGCAACCTGACGCTGGCCAACGGCCGGGTGTACGGGAACACGTTCTACGGGAACAACTACAGCGCCAACCAGGGCGTGACGATCGCCCGGGGCAGCCTGGCCAAGGGCACGCCCATCGACTTCGCGGCGAAGTTCGCGGAGCTGCGCACCCTGTCCACCAACCTGGCGAACCAGACGGCCAACGGCACGACGACGCGCGAGTCCTGGGGCGGCATCTTCCTGCGCGGCACGAGCACGACGACGAACATCTTCAACGTGAACGCCAGCGCCTTCAACGGTGCGGCCCTGCTGAACATCAACGTGCCGGCCGGCTCGATGGTCATCATCAACATCCGCGGCGCCTCGGCCACGCTGCGCAACTTCGGCTACCAGCTGAGCAGCGGCATCGACGCGCGCAACATCCTCTACAACTTCGTGGACACCACCAGCATCACCTCTTCCAGCTTCGGCATCCGCGGCACGGTGCTGGCGCCCTACGCCCGCATCAACTTCAGCAACGGCAACTGGGATGGTGGCATCTACGCTGTGTCGCTGACGGGTAACGCCGAGGGCCACGTGTTCCCGCTGTACGACCGCGACGTGTGCCCGTAG
- a CDS encoding pyridoxine 5'-phosphate synthase: protein MGQRLGVNVDHVATLRQARRTTYPDPVTAAALAELAGAQQITIHLREDRRHIQDRDLRILRETCQTLLNLEMAATTEMVKIAYEYKPDVATLVPERREELTTEGGLDVNGQREHVAKIIKNLKDGEITVSLFIDPDLDQVRAAHKVDADRIELHTGRYCEARNERERGRELSRIIDASKAAAKLGMSVAAGHGLNYDNVQPVARIREIDELNIGHAIVGRAVLVGFERAVREMLELMRNPG, encoded by the coding sequence ATGGGACAGCGGTTGGGTGTGAACGTGGATCACGTGGCGACGCTGCGGCAGGCGCGGCGCACCACGTATCCGGATCCAGTCACGGCGGCGGCGCTGGCGGAGCTGGCCGGCGCGCAGCAGATCACCATCCACCTGCGCGAGGATCGCCGCCACATCCAGGACCGCGATCTGCGCATCCTCCGGGAGACGTGCCAGACGCTGCTGAACCTGGAGATGGCGGCCACCACGGAGATGGTGAAGATCGCCTACGAGTACAAGCCGGACGTGGCGACGCTGGTGCCCGAGCGCCGCGAGGAGCTCACCACCGAGGGCGGGCTCGACGTGAACGGCCAGCGCGAGCACGTGGCCAAGATCATCAAGAACCTCAAGGACGGGGAGATCACCGTCTCGCTGTTCATCGATCCGGACCTGGATCAGGTGCGCGCGGCGCACAAGGTGGATGCGGATCGGATCGAGCTGCACACCGGCCGCTACTGCGAGGCGCGCAACGAGCGTGAGCGGGGCCGGGAGCTGAGCCGCATCATCGATGCCTCCAAGGCCGCCGCGAAGCTGGGCATGAGCGTGGCCGCGGGCCACGGGCTCAACTACGACAACGTGCAGCCGGTTGCCCGCATCCGGGAAATCGACGAGCTGAACATCGGGCACGCCATCGTGGGCCGCGCGGTGCTGGTGGGCTTCGAGCGGGCGGTGCGGGAGATGCTGGAGCTGATGCGCAACCCGGGGTAG
- the acpS gene encoding holo-ACP synthase — protein MAIVGLGMDICSVERIQRILQGPRAERFLERVYTDAERALCSERADSASAYAARFAAKEALVKALGAPPGIRWRDMEVVRTGGMPRFTVSGVAREVMEQRRVEALLTMTHDAGVAAATVILQERP, from the coding sequence ATGGCGATCGTCGGCCTGGGGATGGACATCTGCTCGGTGGAGCGCATCCAGCGCATCCTGCAGGGGCCTCGTGCCGAGCGCTTCCTGGAGCGCGTGTACACGGATGCTGAGCGCGCCCTGTGCAGCGAGCGGGCGGACTCCGCGAGCGCCTATGCCGCGCGCTTCGCCGCGAAGGAGGCCCTGGTGAAGGCGCTGGGGGCTCCGCCGGGGATTCGCTGGCGGGACATGGAGGTAGTGCGCACCGGTGGCATGCCGCGCTTCACCGTGTCCGGCGTGGCCCGCGAGGTGATGGAGCAGCGGCGCGTAGAGGCGCTGCTGACGATGACCCACGACGCAGGGGTGGCTGCGGCCACCGTCATCCTGCAGGAGCGGCCTTGA
- a CDS encoding bifunctional ADP-dependent NAD(P)H-hydrate dehydratase/NAD(P)H-hydrate epimerase produces MQSALTAAQMRQAEQAGDDQLGMSSALLMENAGRALADAARSVVGPQGRFLVVCGPGNNGGDGFVAARFLLEGGARVSVALVGDKSRMSAEAQRAMKGLVSFGIAPQPLEALSRPRAGDVVVDAIFGTGLNRAPAGPFAEAIFRIYRWRRIGVKVVAADVPSGLQSDTGEAFLPYLEADITVSFGFLKRGQVVEPGASLCGELRRVDIGLSPVALQVVTGPVLRVVEEADAREALPARRSDSHKGTYGHVLVVAGSRGKSGAAALVSRAVLRSGAGLVSVATRGDVLDAVLAHSPEVMGIPMERAGALGSADLNILLEAAEEKDALVIGPGIPRGPETGKLIGELLERVDAPVVLDADALNAVASDLAVLRRAKKPVILTPHPGEMARLTGRSTKEVQANRLEVARGFATQHGVTLVLKGSRTIIASPDGELFVNPTGNAGMATAGAGDVLSGICGAFLAQGIRAPDAAWAAVYAHGLAGDLAAARRGKVGLMASDIAEGLCDVWTRWGR; encoded by the coding sequence ATGCAGAGCGCCCTGACCGCCGCACAGATGCGCCAGGCAGAGCAGGCCGGCGACGACCAGCTGGGGATGTCCTCGGCGCTGCTCATGGAGAACGCGGGCCGGGCGCTCGCGGACGCGGCGCGGAGCGTGGTGGGGCCGCAGGGGCGGTTCCTCGTCGTCTGCGGGCCAGGGAACAACGGCGGCGATGGGTTCGTGGCGGCGCGGTTCCTCCTGGAGGGCGGGGCCCGGGTGTCCGTGGCGCTGGTGGGCGACAAGTCGAGGATGTCCGCCGAGGCCCAGCGCGCCATGAAGGGGCTCGTGTCGTTTGGCATCGCGCCGCAGCCGCTGGAGGCGCTCTCGCGGCCGAGGGCCGGAGACGTGGTGGTGGATGCGATCTTCGGCACTGGGCTGAACCGTGCGCCCGCGGGCCCTTTCGCGGAGGCCATCTTTCGCATCTACCGGTGGCGCAGGATCGGCGTGAAGGTGGTGGCCGCGGACGTGCCCTCGGGTTTGCAGAGCGACACGGGGGAGGCCTTCCTTCCGTACCTGGAGGCGGACATCACCGTCTCCTTCGGGTTCCTCAAGCGCGGGCAGGTGGTGGAACCGGGGGCCTCGCTCTGTGGTGAGCTGCGGCGGGTGGACATAGGCCTGTCTCCGGTGGCGCTCCAGGTGGTCACCGGGCCTGTGCTGCGGGTCGTGGAGGAGGCGGATGCCCGTGAGGCGCTGCCAGCCCGGCGTTCGGACAGCCACAAGGGGACGTACGGGCACGTGCTGGTGGTGGCTGGGAGCCGGGGTAAGTCCGGCGCGGCCGCGCTGGTGTCCCGGGCGGTGCTGCGCTCGGGCGCGGGGCTCGTCTCCGTGGCGACGCGAGGGGATGTCTTGGATGCCGTGCTGGCTCACTCGCCCGAGGTGATGGGGATCCCGATGGAGCGAGCCGGAGCACTCGGGTCCGCGGATCTCAACATCCTGCTGGAGGCCGCTGAGGAGAAGGATGCGCTCGTCATCGGTCCCGGCATTCCTCGCGGGCCGGAGACGGGCAAGTTGATCGGCGAGCTGCTCGAGCGCGTGGATGCACCCGTGGTGCTCGATGCGGACGCGCTCAACGCCGTGGCCTCGGATCTGGCGGTGCTGCGCCGCGCGAAGAAGCCCGTCATCCTCACGCCGCACCCGGGGGAGATGGCCCGGCTCACCGGACGCTCCACCAAGGAGGTTCAGGCGAACCGGCTGGAGGTGGCGCGAGGCTTCGCGACACAGCACGGGGTGACGCTCGTCCTCAAGGGATCTCGGACGATCATCGCGAGCCCGGATGGCGAGCTCTTCGTGAACCCGACGGGGAACGCGGGCATGGCCACGGCGGGGGCAGGGGATGTGCTCTCCGGCATCTGCGGAGCGTTCCTGGCGCAGGGAATCCGGGCACCCGATGCAGCCTGGGCCGCTGTCTACGCCCACGGCCTCGCGGGAGATCTCGCTGCGGCCCGGAGAGGGAAGGTGGGGCTCATGGCCTCGGATATCGCCGAGGGACTGTGCGACGTCTGGACGCGGTGGGGAAGATGA